A stretch of the Candidatus Polarisedimenticolaceae bacterium genome encodes the following:
- the ruvB gene encoding Holliday junction branch migration DNA helicase RuvB, with translation MNDDARILSGAPQVEDDQLDASLRPKRLRDYIGQTRVKENLAVFLAAARKRQEPLDHVLLYGPPGLGKTTLAHIIAHEMGGEIRVTSGPSIERAGDLAAIVTNLQAGDVLFIDEIHRLGRALEEILYPAMEDFALDLVVGSGPGARTVRLELPRFTLVGATTRVGLLSGPLRDRFGIVHHLDYYERDDLATIASRSSEIMSVGLVAEAAAEIAKRSRGTPRIVNRLLRRVRDFADVAGEPHITEQLASSALERLEVDRYGLDEVDRRILLAILEKFQGGPVGLSTLAAAVGEDAETLEEIYEPYLIQIGFLERTPRGRRTTSTAAAHLGRSSRGRLL, from the coding sequence ATGAACGACGACGCCCGGATCCTGAGCGGCGCCCCCCAGGTCGAGGACGACCAGCTCGACGCCAGCCTGCGTCCCAAGCGCCTCCGCGACTACATCGGGCAGACGCGCGTGAAGGAGAACCTCGCCGTCTTCCTGGCGGCTGCGCGGAAGCGCCAGGAGCCGCTCGACCACGTCCTCCTCTACGGCCCGCCGGGCCTCGGGAAGACGACGCTCGCCCACATCATCGCGCATGAGATGGGAGGGGAGATCCGCGTCACCAGCGGTCCTTCGATCGAGCGCGCCGGCGACCTGGCCGCGATCGTCACCAACCTCCAGGCCGGCGATGTCCTCTTCATCGACGAGATCCACCGCCTGGGCCGCGCGCTCGAAGAGATCCTCTATCCCGCGATGGAGGACTTTGCCCTCGACCTCGTCGTCGGAAGCGGCCCCGGTGCCCGAACCGTGCGTCTCGAGCTGCCGCGCTTCACCCTGGTGGGTGCGACGACCCGCGTGGGACTGCTATCGGGGCCGCTTCGCGATCGCTTCGGCATCGTCCATCATCTCGATTACTACGAGCGCGACGATCTCGCGACGATCGCCTCACGCTCCTCCGAGATCATGTCGGTGGGCCTCGTCGCCGAGGCCGCGGCCGAGATCGCGAAGCGCTCCCGAGGGACACCACGGATCGTCAACCGGCTCCTTCGCAGGGTCCGCGACTTCGCCGACGTCGCAGGCGAGCCGCACATCACGGAGCAGCTCGCGTCGTCGGCCCTCGAACGCCTCGAAGTCGACCGCTACGGCTTGGACGAGGTCGACCGGCGCATCCTCCTCGCGATCCTGGAGAAGTTCCAAGGCGGTCCCGTCGGACTCTCCACCCTCGCCGCTGCGGTCGGAGAGGATGCGGAGACCCTCGAGGAGATCTACGAGCCGTATCTCATCCAGATCGGCTTCCTCGAGCGCACGCCGCGCGGCCGAAGGACGACGAGCACCGCCGCCGCGCACCTCGGCCGGTCGTCGCGCGGCCGGCTGCTCTAA
- the ruvA gene encoding Holliday junction branch migration protein RuvA — translation MIAHISGKILSLRPDEVVVDVHGVGYRLQIPLSTFYRIGPPNGSADFFVHTHVREDAIQLFGFSSDDERQAFERLISISGVGPKIALAVLSGIGVSDLARAVEDADRTVLERIPGIGRKTAERVLLELKDRPPARGRKAGLAAPSGQARPASGIEADAASALAHLGYSDDASERAVAAGRREVGPEAPLEEVLRAALRSLVRGSGR, via the coding sequence ATGATCGCTCACATCTCCGGAAAGATCCTCTCGCTACGCCCGGATGAGGTCGTGGTCGACGTGCACGGCGTCGGATATCGGCTCCAGATCCCGCTCAGCACCTTCTACCGCATCGGCCCTCCGAACGGCTCGGCAGACTTCTTCGTCCACACCCACGTTCGCGAGGACGCGATCCAGCTTTTCGGGTTCTCGAGCGATGACGAGCGCCAGGCGTTCGAGAGGCTGATCTCGATCTCCGGGGTGGGACCGAAGATCGCGCTCGCGGTGCTCTCCGGCATCGGCGTGTCGGATCTCGCCCGCGCCGTCGAAGATGCCGACCGGACGGTGCTCGAACGGATCCCCGGCATCGGCCGCAAGACCGCGGAGCGCGTTCTCCTCGAGCTCAAGGATCGGCCCCCTGCGCGCGGGCGCAAGGCAGGCCTCGCCGCACCCTCGGGGCAGGCCCGCCCTGCGAGCGGCATCGAGGCCGACGCGGCCTCGGCACTCGCTCATCTCGGATACTCCGATGATGCGTCCGAGCGAGCGGTCGCCGCCGGCCGGCGCGAGGTCGGCCCCGAAGCCCCGCTCGAAGAGGTCCTCCGTGCTGCGCTGCGCTCGCTCGTTCGCGGGAGCGGCCGATGA